A genomic stretch from Bos javanicus breed banteng chromosome 29, ARS-OSU_banteng_1.0, whole genome shotgun sequence includes:
- the DDB1 gene encoding DNA damage-binding protein 1 → MSYNYVVTAQKPTAVNGCVTGHFTSAEDLNLLIAKNTRLEIYVVTAEGLRPVKEVGMYGKIAVMELFRPKGESKDLLFILTAKYNACILEYKQSGESIDIITRAHGNVQDRIGRPSETGIIGIIDPECRMIGLRLYDGLFKVIPLDRDNKELKAFNIRLEELHVIDVKFLYGCQAPTICFVYQDPQGRHVKTYEVSLREKEFNKGPWKQENVEAEASMVIAVPEPFGGAIIIGQESITYHNGDKYLAIAPPIIKQSTIVCHNRVDPNGSRYLLGDMEGRLFMLLLEKEEQMDGTVTLKDLRVELLGETSIAECLTYLDNGVVFVGSRLGDSQLVKLNVDSNEQGSYVVAMETFTNLGPIVDMCVVDLERQGQGQLVTCSGAFKEGSLRIIRNGIGIHEHASIDLPGIKGLWPLRSDPNRETDDTLVLSFVGQTRVLMLNGEEVEETELMGFVDDQQTFFCGNVAHQQLIQITSASVRLVSQEPKALVSEWKEPQGKNISVASCNSSQVVVAVGRALYYLQIHPQELRQISHTEMEHEVACLDITPLGDSNGMSPLCAIGLWTDISARIAKLPSFELLHKEMLGGEIIPRSILMTTFESSHYLLCALGDGALFYFGLNIETGLLSDRKKVTLGTQPTVLRTFRSLSTTNVFACSDRPTVIYSSNHKLVFSNVNLKEVNYMCPLNSDGYPDSLALANNSTLTIGTIDEIQKLHIRTVPLYESPRKICYQEVSQCFGVLSSRIEVQDTSGGTTALRPSASTQALSSSVSSSKLFSSSTAPHETSFGEEVEVHNLLIIDQHTFEVLHAHQFLQNEYALSLVSCKLGKDPNTYFIVGTAMVYPEEAEPKQGRIVVFQYSDGKLQTVAEKEVKGAVYSMVEFNGKLLASINSTVRLYEWTTEKELRTECNHYNNIMALYLKTKGDFILVGDLMRSVLLLAYKPMEGNFEEIARDFNPNWMSAVEILDDDNFLGAENAFNLFVCQKDSAATTDEERQHLQEVGLFHLGEFVNVFCHGSLVMQNLGETSTPTQGSVLFGTVNGMIGLVTSLSESWYNLLLDMQNRLNKVIKSVGKIEHSFWRSFHTERKTEPATGFIDGDLIESFLDISRPKMQEVVANLQYDDGSGMKREATADDLIKVVEELTRIH, encoded by the exons GACATTTTACTTCAGCGGAAGACTTGAACCTGTTGATTGCCAAAAATACGAGATTAGAGATCTATGTGGTCACTGCTGAGGGGCTTCGGCCCGTCAAAGAGGTGGGCATGTATGGGAAGATTGCTGTCATGGAGCTTTTCAGGCCCAAG GGGGagagcaaggacctactgtttatCCTGACAGCTAAGTACAATGCCTGCATCTTGGAGTATAAGCAGAGTGGCGAGAGCATTGACATCATAACTCGAGCTCATGGCAATGTGCAG GACCGAATTGGCCGCCCCTCAGAGACGGGCATTATTGGCATCATTGACCCTGAGTGCCGAATGATTGGCCTGCGACTCTATGATGGCCTATTCAAGGTTATTCCACTAGACCGGGACAATAAAGAGCTCAAGGCCTTTAACATCCGCCTGGAGGAGTTGCATGTTATCGACGTCAAGTTCTTATATGGTTGCCAAGCGCCTACCATCTGCTTTGTCTACCAG GACCCTCAGGGGCGGCACGTAAAAACCTATGAGGTGTCTCTCCGAGAGAAGGAGTTCAATAAGGGCCCTTGGAAACAGGAAAACGTAGAAGCTGAAGCATCCATGGTGATTGCAG TCCCGGAGCCCTTCGGAGGCGCCATCATCATTGGACAGGAGTCGATTACGTATCACAACGGTGACAAATACCTGGCGATTGCCCCTCCCATCATTAAG CAAAGCACAATTGTGTGTCACAATCGAGTGGACCCCAATGGTTCTCGCTATCTGCTGGGAGACATGGAAGGACGGCTCTTCATGctgcttttggagaaggaggAACAGATGGATGGCACTGTCACCCTCAAGGATCTCCGTGTGGAACTCCTTGGGGAG ACCTCTATTGCTGAGTGCTTGACGTACCTTGACAATGGTGTTGTGTTTGTTGGTTCTCGCCTTGGTGATTCCCAGCTTGTGAAG ctcAATGTTGACAGCAATGAACAAGGCTCCTACGTAGTGGCCATGGAAACCTTTACCAATTTAGGACCCATTGTGGACATGTGCGTTGTGGACCTGGAGAGGCAGGGGCAGGGACAG ctGGTCACTTGCTCTGGGGCATTCAAGGAAGGTTCCTTGCGAATCATCCGGAACGGAATTGGAATCCACGAGCATGCCAGCATTGACTTGCCAGGCATCAAAG gcctgtggccactgaggTCTGATCCCAACCGGGAGACCGATGACACTTTGGTGCTCTCTTTTGTGGGCCAGACAAG AGTTCTCATGTTAAATGGAGAGGAAGTGGAAGAAACCGAACTGATGGGTTTTGTGGACGATCAGCAGACTTTCTTCTGTGGCAACGTGGCTCATCAACAACTTATCCAG ATCACTTCAGCATCTGTGAGGCTGGTCTCTCAAGAGCCCAAAGCACTCGTCAGTGAGTGGAAGGAGCCTCAGGGCAAGAACATCAGCGTGGCCTCCTGCAACAGTAGCCAGGTAGTAGTCGCCGTGGGGAGGGCCCTCTACTACCTGCAGATCCATCCTCAGGAGCTCCGGCAGATCag CCACACAGAGATGGAACACGAAGTGGCCTGCTTGGACATTACCCCTCTAGGAGACAGCAATGGAATGTCCCCTCTTTGTGCCATCGGCCTCTGGACAGACATCTCAGCCCGAATTGCGAAGCTGCCCTCTTTCGAGCTACTGCACAAAGAGATGCTGGGTGgag AGATCATTCCCCGTTCCATCCTGATGACCACCTTTGAGAGCAGTCACTACCTCCTTTGTGCCTTGGGAGACGGAGCACTCTTCTACTTTGGGCTCAACATCGAGACAG GCCTGTTGAGTGACCGTAAGAAGGTGACTCTGGGCACCCAGCCCACGGTATTGAGAACTTTCCGTTCTCTTTCAACCACCAACGTCTTTGCTTGCTCTGACCGCCCCACTGTCATCTACAGCAGCAACCACAAATTGGTCTTCTCCAATGTCAACCTCAAGGAAGTGAACTACATGTGTCCCCTCAATTCAGATGGCTATCCTGACAG CCTGGCACTGGCCAACAACAGCACTCTCACGATTGGCACCATCGACGAGATCCAGAAGTTGCACATTCGGACGGTTCCCCTATATGAATCTCCCAG GAAGATCTGCTATCAGGAGGTGTCCCAGTGCTTCGGGGTCCTCTCCAGCCGCATTGAAGTCCAGGACACGAGTGGGGGCACAACTGCTCTGAGGCCCAGCGCCAGCACCCAG GCCCTGTCCAGCAGCGTCAGCTCCAGCAAGCTGTTCTCCAGCAGCACAGCCCCTCACGAGACCTCCTTTGGAGAAGAGGTGGAGGTGCATAACCTCCTTATCATTGACCAGCACACCTTTGAAG TGCTTCATGCCCACCAGTTTCTGCAGAATGAGTATGCCCTCAGCCTGGTCTCCTGCAAGTTGGGCAAAGACCCCAACACGTACTTCATCGTGGGCACGGCCATGGTGTACCCAGAAGAGGCAGAGCCCAAGCAGGGTCGTATTGTGGTCTTTCAGTATTCAGATG GAAAACTACAGACTGTTGCTGAAAAGGAGGTGAAGGGGGCCGTGTACTCCATGGTAGAGTTTAACGGGAAGCTGTTAGCCAGCATCAACAGCACG GTGCGGCTTTATGAGTGGACGACCGAGAAGGAGCTGCGCACGGAGTGCAACCACTACAACAACATCATGGCGCTCTACCTGAAGACCAAGGGCGACTTCATCCTGGTGGGCGACCTGATGCGCTCGGTGCTCCTGCTGGCCTACAAGCCCATGGAGGGCAACTTCGAAGAG atTGCTCGAGACTTTAACCCCAACTGGATGAGTGCTGTGGAAATCTTGGATGATGACAATTTCCTGGGGGCTGAAAATGCCTTTAACTTGTTTGTGTGTCAGAAGGATAG CGCTGCCACCACGGATGAGGAGCGGCAACACCTCCAGGAGGTTGGGCTCTTCCACTTGGGCGAGTTCGTCAACGTCTTTTGCCACGGCTCTCTGGTTATGCAGAACCTGGGCGAGACTTCCACGCCCACGCAGGGCTCGGTGCTCTTCGGCACGGTCAATGGCATGATTG GCCTGGTGACCTCATTGTCAGAGAGCTGGTACAACCTCTTGTTGGACATGCAGAATCGACTCAATAAAGTCATCAAAAGTGTGGGCAAGATTGAGCACTCCTT TTGGAGATCCTTTCATACTGAACGAAAAACAGAACCAGCCACCGGCTTCATCGATGGCGACTTGATTGAGAGTTTCCTGGATATCAGCCGGCCCAAGATGCAGGAAGTTGTGGCAAACCTACAG TATGACGATGGCAGCGGGATGAAGCGAGAGGCCACTGCAGATGACCTGATCAAGGTGGTGGAGGAGTTAACTCGGATCCATTAG